The Papaver somniferum cultivar HN1 chromosome 6, ASM357369v1, whole genome shotgun sequence genome segment AGATTCTTCCACAGCTTGAAAGCTACATTCTCATCACATCGTACTTTATCTCCTTTGTAAGACACAAACGGATTGTGCTACAAGCCTGACGATTCATCTTTGTCCATCCGTCATCTCTGGTGCAGCAGGTTTTGCTTCTAATAGAGCATTCTCTAGGTCTTGCCACATGGTAAAGTTGTTCTTACCATCAAACTTCTCTACTTCAAACTTTGCATTCGACATCGACTTCAACATCTTCACCTTCAAACTTTGTTTCTGACTTCAAACAAGCTAATTCTAGACGAAACCCTAGAactggctctgataccagtttGTTGTGCTTAAGATTAGCTACTTCCTAGACACCCCAAGATCTTCACACAGAAAACGGAAAACTATAGCGGAATTCAAACAAGAACACAAAGAATTATAGTGGTTCGACAATTGCCTACTCCACTGCAGCAAATATACTTCTTATTGAGAACTTAGAGAATAGACAAACTACTTCTTCACACACCTCTTACAATTCAGACTGAGATACAATAACCAAAGGGTTACACCTCTACTTATAGGGCTAGGAATAATCTAGAATCCACCTAGAAATAGAAGTCCTAAATAGAGAACATATTCCTAAAAGAAATCATATTCCTAAAGTGACTTGCAAACTGATTTAGGAAATCAGTTTGGTCTTTCCTAAAGTAAGGTGTTTCCTAGATCGAGCCAATAACTAACAATAAGCTAATACCATTTTGCATGTGAATTTGATATTGCCCATACATGTGAGCAACTGGTCTGCAAACACCAACCAGAGCAGCTCAACTTGGTGAGCTCGGTCAGGTTGTGTTCTGTCAATTGTTGGTTATTAGAGGTTGATAGATTCAGGAAAGAAATACCTGGAGCATTGATAAAACAGAGTCAATTCCCCCCAGTTGAGAGCCACGTATAGGAACAGCCACAACAGGTAAGGGAGTTTCTGATGCCACCATGCCTACGACTCCAACAGAGATTATTCAAATGGACTTCCAATATGTAGCATGTAAGTCTACACAAAGTATAAAAGGAAAACCAAAAATAACATAAACCAACCTGGCAAGTGCGCTGCACCACCAGCACCAGCAATTATAACCTGAATGCCTCGCTTAACAGCTGATTTAGCATAAAAGTTCATCAGTTCCGGGGTCCGGTGTGCTGAAACTATTCTTACCTGGAATTTCATGTACAACGGTCTGTCAGATCATGTGCCTGGGTTAAACTAGATGTGATTGACAGCCATAATGGATATGCCAAAACGTAAACAGTAACTGTAATGCCCACCTCATAATGCACACCAAATATGTCTAACACCTTGGCAGCCTCCTTCATGATGGGAAGATCTGAATCAGAACCCATTATGATCCCAACTAGTGGAATGGCTTCATTTGATAAGTGGGAGCAAAACCACAGAACATCACCAAAAAAGTTAGTTTTGCAAAAAAAAACGTCAAGCGAGCAACTTTGCTTGAAAGATATTATGAAGTAGGTATAACAGGTATAAAAGCTTTTCAGATACTTAATCCATCTTTGAACCTTAACATTCCTGAACTGGCAAGTATGGTAAAATATTTGCGCATAATGGTGAGTTAGAAAAGCTGAAATCTGGAGAAGGACTAGTTTTCATACATAATTCACATTCTCAATGGTATGTGCAATAGTTTTGGGTTATACTTTGATCATTAGACCTCAAGTTGGTGCATAATGCATGACATTCATCAATCTATATATTATGTCATGTTCAATCACAATCACGTGCAAGCATACAAAACCCAGAATATATACAAGCAACACCTGATATTACTACATAAAGTATCCACAGAGGTGCCACCAAGTGCTAGGGAAACATAATAAATAGTTGAGTTACAAATAAAATAAGTACGCAGAATAAAAAAACATTTCACATCATTAGGTGCAAACTAAAGTGTATGCAAGCGTTGAGACATTGTGTCGGATACGGTTGACCACAAACACATATGTACCAAATCTACAACCAAAACATTCAACATTTGTATGTCCAACACTCCAACTACCCACTAAAGTGTGTACAAGTGTCTAGACATCGTGTCAGATATGCCCGATCACAATTGTCAATTATGTGCAAGTGTATAGAAGATATACACCCAGCATTGAACACTACCATGTGCAAGTGCTGAGTATCAAGTTAATGTGCCAGACTGCCAGTCAACCGGAAAATTCAGAAAATGGAGTGACCTTGTTACATGAGATCTAGCAAATATAACAAAAGACAAGTTTTTAACCCTTTTACGGACAAACCATAATTACTCATAATTCAACCACAAATTCAGGCTCTGAAAAGCAGGGACGTATCTTTAGGAATCAAATTCGAAGCCAGGCTAAGGTTAAGAGCTTGCACTTCTGGTAGTGTAAACATCATTACTCAGGTTTGtaaattaaaggagaatcgaaagATGACTAAGTTACTCAAAAAGAAGAACTAATATACCTGATGTTTGACCGTCAGAACTTTCTACTTCCTTACTCAGTAAGGAGTTCAAATTATTTTCTACATTGGCCATTGTGGGACCAACAATTGTAATGTGGCCCATCTTTCGCTGTTTTCGCATTTCTGCAAGTACATTAGGACCATCAAAGCaagaagaagatggaaaataTATACAACAATGGTGAAAGCTCAAACAGGGTCTTACCTGGCTTGTTATACCAATGAACAGAAGCTCCAGGTATACTCAATGCCCTTCCGATTAGTTGATGAGCTAAAGCAAAACCCCGTTCACCCTATGAATATTAAAATTGGAATTGTATCACGCATCAACTGTTGTTTCCTAGAGTTGTTAAGAGGTTTTTTAAATGTACATTAATCTAACTGTAATCGTTAATATAACAGTAGAAAGCGAAGTCTAAAATTCGAGAGCAACTTTGACTGGAGTATATTACCAAATATAAAGGATTCGAAAGCAACTTATACTGATCAACAATatttaaaataaaggaaacaaaAACTTCTTTTTATATCAGAGCTTACTTCAGCTTTCATGTATAACCATATAGTACATTTATAGAAAATATAAGGATGAAAAAAGAAGTTCACCTCCTCTTCCCCGAGTAGATTGTACATGATAGCAGCTGGGGTCTTCATTGATGGGTTACCAAGTGGAAGACCAAGAACAGCTCGCAAGTGCTGCTCATATTGTGAAGTATAGCAACACTCGATTGTTTGATGCCCACTATTATGAGGTCTAGGAGCAACTTCATTGAGTAAAATCTGTGGATAAAGAGTACACCAAAATGATTATCAAAAACTGAATATTGTAAGAAAGAGACACATATATGCCGCATGGATTGCACATGCATAAGAAACAACCTGCTCATCTTTGGTCAAAAACAGCTCAACCGCAAAGACACCAGCACCTTCTAATGACCTAACAGCTTTTTGGGCAACCTCAGTTGCAAGTTCCTTGATCTTCCAAGATACTTCCGCAGGCGCCTTAACTATGTGACAAATGTTATCCCTGCCAATGAACCAAGAATTCAAATACAGGACAATGAAACTGAAATATAGAATCATTTAGAAGCCAAATCTTACTTGTGGATGGTTTCAACAACAGGATAGCAAGAAAGGGAACCATCCCTTCCCCTTGCAACAATGACAGCAAGCTCCtaaaacataagaaggaaaaaaCACCATGTGTGAGAGCTAAATGCTGGTATTTTTAAGCTGACCCTGTACAAGATAGCATAAAGTGCTGCATTTTGATACCCTAGAAATGAAATTGAGGTGACAGACTATTTCTTCTAGTGTATATTGAAATGATTTGACCCAGCTGAGAAAGAACTCCCTATACATGATGAATCACACTAGCCACTGTGGACCAAGTAGACGCCTCAGAACTATGGTTTAGTGGCCAACAGCGGACCATGGAGATAAATAGTGAAGAAAAAAATACACCCTGAACATTATAAACCAAAAGACCATTGCCAACCAACCTTCACGAATGGTGCCCACTTCTCAACATATAAACCGTGAGCGTATCCTCCAAGAGctgcaagcaaaaaaaaaatgaatattgaAGTCGAGAACCATAAAACTTCATGATTGATAGGTTATTCAAATCCACCATGCTGGTGCTCCAATCAGCTGTACTGCACTAGGATATATTATTGCAAAAAATGACAGAGCAAACAGCTTGCCATTTGGATTACATATAACATAAAAGTGTACCATCTACACAAGAAGAAACCTCTTCTTTGCTATGAGCAACAGCATTTCCTCGCCCATCGTAAGCTAACCTTTTGCTCTTGATCATTAGAGGATACCCAAATAAGTCACCGGCTTTTGTTGCACTTTCATCGCCATCGATCTGCCTCACCCAGGATAAGAAATGATAAAGACACTAATGAAGCCAATTAAGTTATACAGACAGGCGAGATGAACAAACCTCCCTAAATTCAGGCATTGGAATGGCATGCTGAGAAAAATGAACTTTCTGAAGATATTTATCCTGCAGTATATAAGAGTTAATACAAGAAATGAAATTAGAACACACAGTCTGAAACTAAACCCGAAAATCCAACGGCCAGCATGATACTTCTTAGTTGCAGCTTATATTTCCCATTACATAATCATGACGTAATACATAAAACATCGCATATGATGAAAAGGCAAGAAGTGACGTGAGAAGATAACAAATAAATTATGAGGTCAAGATGAAGTGCATACTTGAATTATTCGAATTGTAGAGGCTTTAGGTTGGCAATCTACGCCTTGTTGCTCAAGCTTTTCTAGTGTAGCAACATCGACATGCTCAATTTCAATAGTCAATACTCCACATCTGAAAATGCAGAAAATGTTGGATCAAACAAAAGAGGTACATACGCAAAAATATAGATGACATGTTGAGGTAAAGTTTTATAATGACATTCGCTTCCAAGAGCCAACCTCTTCGCAAATGCTTCAACTGCAACACTATCATCAAATCTTCCGACTACATGGTTGTACGCAAGAGCACTTGCCGGACAGTTCTCAAGTGGATCCAAAACCATTACTTTGATACCCATCTGCGACGCTGCTTGACACAGCATCTGGCCCAATTGTCCTCCTCCCAAGACACCAACAATTTTATCAGACAGTCCATGTACTATCTCGTCCTCCCTATAAGGGGTAAAAAGATATATTTAAGAGGAATTCACCATTCTTATTTCTCGGCCCCAATAATGAAGCACAAAAAAGTTAGCACAAAAGATCATGATGCACAAAAATATTATTCACATGATATGGATGCTGACAAAGAAAATAATCCATTTCATCTTTCTAATACACTCAAGAATTGTGACATATAAAATCCCTAAATTAATATAAATACAAAACGTACTCAAAACAAGAAATCCCTCGGTACTAGAGTTGTCAAAAATGTAAAGAAAAAATCTTAATGTTGTGAAAATCGACATCCTTAACCGTAGACATTGTACCCCGCAATTTTTTGGCTTTGACTCCAGATATTTTTATCAGACAATCTGAAGATGGTCATGGAACCAGATTTGTACCCATGGATGAAATATGAAAGAATGCATGGATGTACTCTGATACACTCATATAGAATGAAAAGCATTATAAAATATAGACATGCCAAACACAATTTAAATGCATGTGACCCAAACCTCAC includes the following:
- the LOC113289538 gene encoding phosphoribosylaminoimidazole carboxylase, chloroplastic-like, which translates into the protein MLLQCPSVASCGNRRYFQSGSDFKAPHTTALAIKGLHIAMKSFEGGDGTSSVQLKNQLTCCLSSSEHSYNYSSFREDEIVHGLSDKIVGVLGGGQLGQMLCQAASQMGIKVMVLDPLENCPASALAYNHVVGRFDDSVAVEAFAKRCGVLTIEIEHVDVATLEKLEQQGVDCQPKASTIRIIQDKYLQKVHFSQHAIPMPEFREIDGDESATKAGDLFGYPLMIKSKRLAYDGRGNAVAHSKEEVSSCVDALGGYAHGLYVEKWAPFVKELAVIVARGRDGSLSCYPVVETIHKDNICHIVKAPAEVSWKIKELATEVAQKAVRSLEGAGVFAVELFLTKDEQILLNEVAPRPHNSGHQTIECCYTSQYEQHLRAVLGLPLGNPSMKTPAAIMYNLLGEEEGERGFALAHQLIGRALSIPGASVHWYNKPEMRKQRKMGHITIVGPTMANVENNLNSLLSKEVESSDGQTSAIPLVGIIMGSDSDLPIMKEAAKVLDIFGVHYEVRIVSAHRTPELMNFYAKSAVKRGIQVIIAGAGGAAHLPGMVASETPLPVVAVPIRGSQLGGIDSVLSMLQMPRGIPTATVGINNAENAALLAARILAVLYPDLQARMFQYQQDMTDDVLKKGDKLVELGWEEYLNVR